From the genome of Nicotiana tabacum cultivar K326 chromosome 17, ASM71507v2, whole genome shotgun sequence:
AATGCCAGTTcacaacatgatgcaaatagagcTACTCCTACTACTTTTGGCCAACAGAATGCCTAGATTTCCCATGTTGTCTGGATTCAGCTTTCGTCAGGATTGAGGTGTTTATTCTGTATCATTTCACTTGGTCTTTCAGCGGCTAGTAATCATCCATTAATGATATAAAACATTACTTCTGATATATAGCAAGTGGTGGATTACATCTCCATGGACATGGCCAACCCATCATAGTCGATCTCAAGTAATTGGGGATTGAGGGGTTAGTTGATTGATCAATTAATATTTTGATTGAGAAAGTATCGCTGCTATTGTTTGAATTTACATTATTATATGAATTTGAATTCTTGAAACTTATCAGAAAAGGCATGCCTACTCAATTCATAACCATATGAGAAAACGACCATGGCTTTGCATTACCTTCTGAAACTAAATAGTAAGGTGTCATTATCAAATTTTTACTCTCAGAAGAAATGGATTTTATGTATTAGAAATTACCATGAGGAAAAACATCCAAAGAGATGCAGATGATTTAGAAGGACCTTCCTTTCCAGGCCCATGTTCAGCTCTCAAATGTGGATAGGACTCAATTGTCCTCCGAAGGCCCTCCTGAAGAAAATAGAGTCACACCTTAAAACTACCACGAATTATGTAACAACAATAAAAGCAAAAATAATCAGCAGAAAATGATGGACCGTAAATAGGTGAGGCCCCACAGCAAATGGTACTGGTTTTAATAGATCTAAGGTACAAATGTAACACACGAATATCAGTGTCTTATATGAAACATAGGTTGAAAGTCACATGTACAAAATATTTGACAGGAAGATATGCTCATTCCTGCAGTAATGATGTGGAAATTCAGAAAATCTTCTGGCATTTAATATCAAAGGCAAATTATACATTTTCGCAGAAAATAGTTTACCATATTTTTATCACATGAAAAGATCCACAAAGAAGTTGCAAAGAGAGAAAGCAATGcagaaaagaccataacaatacCTAAAAAAGTTGGGAGTATCTGAGAGAGACATGGTATGGCTAAACAATGGTATGAGGAATTATCAGATAGAAGCAATTGATTGAATGCAATGTAAATACAGAACCTGAAGTGAGATAATAGGTGTGTATCCTATTCGATCACTTGCTTTTGAACAACTAAATGTTCTGCTACGGGACAGGAGTCTGATTCTTGAAGGAGTCAACTGTGGGACCTTCATTCCATAAGGAGCTAACAGCTTATAACTAAGCTCCACCAAATGTGCAATTGGCATCATAACAGATGCAGGAATCTTAATATTTGGCCTGCAATACTACTAAAATCAGGAATATACACACATACAAAATACTCAGCAATAGGTAAACGGGATAGGAAGACAAATGTTATCTAGTTGACTATTAGGCAAACAATAATTGTTTTTGTTTGATCTAGTAAACCCAATCCCCCCTGCCGAAAACCCTGGCCCAGTAGTCGACCGTTTCCCTTTCTTTGCTCCCTCGGTGACTCAGAACTGCCAATTTATAGTTGGAGCCTGGAGATGGAGGACCCTTTCTCTTCTTAGAAAGAAGACATGAGATATATGACACTTATGTATTAGTTGACAAATGCTGTTCTATATATCAGATGTCTCTGAAAATACCAGTGGTCAAAAATTACACGGCCTCAACTGGCTAGGAATTATATAAGGGTTGGTCTACGGTTACAAACTCACCAGaggacaccccccccccccaacctcCTGGACCCTCTCTCAATCATACAAACATTTAGACCCATTAACATAGCTCTTCTGATGAGCAAGCTAAAGATTTGTCAAGTTTGATAATCAACATCAACCCTAAATTGAATGAAAATTCTGTATAAACTTATCCATCCAGGGCGGAGAAAGGCAAAAAACATTAAGGATTATATGGAATGCTTTTCTTTATCTATACTTGAGAAACAAAGTTTCCTCACCCCTAACTCATTAAACCGACGTCAAAGGTTTCCAACAAGTACCTTTTTTAATTGTAATTTGATGAGGGTACAGGATAAACTCAAAACCTTGATGATATTTTGTTTAATGAAGTTTCTCACTAgtttttctttgtcaccaaggaCATCCTTTTCTCCATCTATGAACTTGAACCTTTCGAGTAATCAAATTCTTTTTCAGAATTACAATAAAGTGTGTAACAATTCTAGTTCCAACATTAGGAGGAACAAACCTGTAAAAAAATTTAGAATATTTTTCACCATAAGACAATCAAGGTAGATATTTCAGGAGAAGAGGAAACACATGATTGTAAAAGGAATAACTGGGtgccaaaaaaaataattcaGGGTAAAGAACTTCAAATGAGAATACCTGTCATAGCCAAGACCTTCAAGAATAAGTGAGACAAACTCCCAAAACTTAATGGGCTCCATGTTCGTGACAAAATATGCCTGCAAACACCATTTGTTGATCTAAGAATTATCTAAACAAAGCTCACATTCAAGAATTAATAAATCCCATATtaagcttttctcttttttcacaGAGGCACCATGACATGTAAGCAAATAGCATAAtcatatgctttatgcatgttatAATTTAATCATTTTGACATCTAACTTTATTCCACACCCCCATCCCCAGATGTATAATAGCAAAAACCAATTTGGAGAGAGtggggaaaataaaattttgcttTCAGActagcaaaagaaaatgaaaacaagAAAGGTGTCCCCTTTTTGAATGCTTGGTGTAACATTAAATTGAAGAGAGAAGATGAAACAAAATTATGACTACGCACAAGGGTTGAGTTCCCTGACCAGCAAACGAATAGGAAGACCGGCGAGGTGGCTCTTATTTTATTGTTTGCTGTACAATTATGGGTCCAAATACAATGGATGCACAAGTATGCCCCTCCTGGTTATTGCCATAAAAAAAATTTACCAACAGATTTTTTCGATAAGTCTATATAACCTGCTAAATATGAAGATTGTACTAATTAGCGTTCAGGGTATGATTTCAAGAGAAAGGGAGAAAACGGGGGGAAATTACTAACAGAGAAACAAAAACTAATTTAAGGCCACACAACAGCTGGTAACCTTAAATTGTTAAAAACCCTCGAGAATTTAGCTTTTCGTGGAATTGTAAGTTCCTATGTTGCGCAGACTCTCCAAAATGCTGCCACACCCATGTTGAATCCTCCAAAAGTTCACTACTTTTGAAGGATCCGATATGCACCCGGCGacatttttgaagagtccgagcaacatagaatTCGTAACTAGCTAAGAGATATCTTGTTTACACAAGCATACAAGTGGAACTTCAAAACTAAGGAGAACCTAAATGAAATTAATGAGTTTCACCCAATCAATAGAGTTCTGGTATGCAGTGTAAGTGTATGCATATAGCTCAAGCATTTTTGCTGCATGAGATCCAGTCATCAGGTTGATCACTTTTTTGCAAACATATCTCAATCATGTGGGATGGATACAAGAAACATACGAGACTTGAATGGAAACTCAAAAATTTCCATTGAATTGCATATTATGGATCTTTCCATGCATTAAGGCCACTACTTAAACAATTTCGAAGAACAGAAATGCAACTGATATTAAAGCATAAGGCACAGGTCCGATACCGTATAGTTGCTTGctaagatttttcaaaaattacagAATATGGAAAAACAAAGAAACATTACATTCCCAGCAGCTTTCTCTGCAACTGCTCCTCCTGATGCTAGAGCTCGTTCTGCACACACATGAGCATGTGCTACATTCTCCACGTAAGTGAAATCATACATGTTGTTGCCATCACCAATAATGAACTGTATAAGAATTAGAGAATTAAAGCTAAAAGTCAACCATATAATGAAAAGATGGTAGAATGCATCTGCAATTTGCcactcttcaactcctttaagtAGGTTAATTTGCCATAGAGAATGCCAATAATAATAAGTGACATGGAAGAGAATATACAAATCACTTGTTAAGTTCCTCAAGATAGATCTAATCAATGCTATACAAGCTTCCAACTATTACAACAGTAAATCTGACCTATTATATATGTCTAGTTTCGGATGTAAAGGCTTGCATATAACACGAATGTGATGCGGACTGAAAAGATGCACGAGTAACCAAAATGAGGCTCTAAAATCACCTTTGATTTTCCTGCCTTTGCAGCTGCAACTAGTGAAGGAACGAGCAGCCTATCACCAGGGCCAAAAAGACTGCTAGGTCTAATGCAGCATGTCAGCAGCCCTTTGGTACCATTTGACTTGATAACAAGTGCCTCTCCTTCAGCTTTGGTTGCAGAGTAGGAATCATTATGCTGAAAAATTCTGTCAGTTATACGAGGATTTATTTTTCACTTGGATGGAGTATACAGCAGAGGAAGGCACTACCTTAGCAGGATATGGCAGTGATTCATCCCCATTTAGAATTCCATGAACTCCATCAAACACCACACTGGGAGAGCTGGTGTAAATAAGTCTTTTCACTTTCAGCTCAATGCAAGCATCAATTATATTCTGGGTTCCTTCACGTATATTTATGCAattaaaaagagagagagataaaaATTTCATGTAAAGACAGACAATAAAAGAGCATTAAGAAGTTCTGACAATAGAACTGCTGCCGTAACTTCAGAAAGATCATTTTTcttcttaaaatattttttaaagctTTCCCATTACCTTGCACATTAACTGAATAGTGGAGCTGGTGGTTGTTGATTGATGAATCTGGAGCAGCCATGTGGAAGACAACCTCAGCTCCTTCACAAGCTGCAAATATCAAATGAATAAAGTTAAGACACAACAACGTAATAAAATGGGCCATCTCCTATATCACATGGACTCGGGCATAAATGCTGGCCGATAAGTATCTGGTACAGGTATAGGTAGGGTACGTCAAGTTTTTAGCGAGTTTCTAGTGTATCTTGAAAGATACATATACGTGAAATTACAGTGGCAGAAGCAGGATTTTCACCAAGGGGAttcaagaatttaaaataaaaataaaaatgaaggaATTAAGGGGATTCAATagctaatatatatatacaaaaaaaacttTTAACCTTATATATATAGTGCAATTTTTCGGCGGTTGGACCCCTTTCCGCCACCTTGGCTCCGCCCATGCATATATCCGAGTTACATTTATTTAGCATGGATACTTGGAGCAAACGAGTACTCCATGCAACATAAGTAATTTCAGATGCTAAAGTCAAAAAGATAAGTTTTGATAAAATAGCTAGGATGACTCGGCAAAAGTACATCTGATACAAGGCTTACTTTATATAAAACAATTGGAACATAAGAAATCACCTAATTGATTCCACATTAGAGCTGAAAACAGATGGACTTTTAATTGATAAACTAAAGCTGGAAGAACTAGTAACCTCCTCCAAACATTTTAGACATGGTAAAAGAAGAAAGTACTAGTAAATAAGTAACCAATATAAAACCAAAACAACCACATTCAAGAATCAAAAGTTCTGGTTTTTGGGTGGAAAAAACAACTGCAAATTCACTAGAAAGAGCAATAAGACCATATTCAAGAACTAGTAACCTCCTCTAAACATTTTAATAGAAGAAATTACTACTTTAGAAGTTCTAATTTTTGGGtgtcaaaaacaagaaaagattCAGTAGAAAAATTAGCAAATCAAGAAAGAACCTTTGAGGACTTGGGATTTGTTACGAAGATCCATGGATACATATACAGCACGGCCTGATTGGAGGGCTTGACCAAGTATACCCTTTTCCTCAGTCGGGTCAAGTTTAATGGACGGACCCAAATCAGCAATGCGGACATGATAGATTTCATAACGAATCAGCATTTCCACTAAATGCCGAGCAGCAAAGCCTCTTCCACCAGTCACCACACACCAtttctcttcttctccttcccCCATTTACAACAACAATACGGTAAAATGTACAATGCCCAGCAGTTCGGTTGTAGGAGATTCTTGAAGGTGAAGTGGGCGATCCAAATAGAGGAGATTTCCTCTGCTGTATTTTGATTGTACACTTGTCCTGTCGCAtagttctttttaatttttttgtctaGGAAGGAAAGTAGAAAGATGGGCATTACTCTTTTGCTTCCATTTAGTGGGCTTCTGGACATATGAAtggtaaaatttaaaaaaattgaatttttttttaactgaaaatatatttaaaaattagagttgtgtttggacatgaatataattttgggttgtatttaaatttttgtgagtaattgaagattttgaaaaatatttttttggagtttttcaaatttttgaaaaattccaaaattcatcttcagtgaaaagtgaaaattttatggtcaaacactgatttcgaaaaaaaaaataaaaatttttcgaaaaaaaaaattcttatgtccaaacgggctcttaatatTAGGTAATTTTATTCACATCAATGTcacaaaattaattttttgttatATTAAAGTAACTAAGTTTATCCATTAAAATCACATAACTTTACGGACTATAATAGCAAAATATCTTGATGAGTAGTTATTGTCATTATAGTAGATAAAGTTTACAaagaacttatttcctttttagtctattTCAAAAAGAGTGAAttccttttaaatttaaaaataatttaattttaaaaattttcttttacccTTAGTGATATGAtatatagccacacaaaatatctACGGATTATTTTAgaccataaatttcaaaagtattctcttttttcttaaattccgtatACAGTTAAATAGATTCAAACAAATTGAAACACGAAGAGTATTATATTGGTAAAGTTTAATTactttaatataaaattataatcatagtGGATAAAGTCTAATAACTTTACTGTTATAGTAGGTAAAGttcaattattttttatgataCAAATTGTTTTATAACTCTTTTTTTACAGCGGATAAAGTTCAGTAATTATTCGCAAAATTAACCGGTATTTGTCAACCAAGTTGTGAATTGAAA
Proteins encoded in this window:
- the LOC107814161 gene encoding 3beta-hydroxysteroid-dehydrogenase/decarboxylase; translation: MGEGEEEKWCVVTGGRGFAARHLVEMLIRYEIYHVRIADLGPSIKLDPTEEKGILGQALQSGRAVYVSMDLRNKSQVLKACEGAEVVFHMAAPDSSINNHQLHYSVNVQGTQNIIDACIELKVKRLIYTSSPSVVFDGVHGILNGDESLPYPAKHNDSYSATKAEGEALVIKSNGTKGLLTCCIRPSSLFGPGDRLLVPSLVAAAKAGKSKFIIGDGNNMYDFTYVENVAHAHVCAERALASGGAVAEKAAGNAYFVTNMEPIKFWEFVSLILEGLGYDRPNIKIPASVMMPIAHLVELSYKLLAPYGMKVPQLTPSRIRLLSRSRTFSCSKASDRIGYTPIISLQEGLRRTIESYPHLRAEHGPGKEGPSKSSASLWMFFLMVVFSLLILSILGTISPWSLFVIGIAAAFVVFFIYDKRKKK